The sequence below is a genomic window from Bombus fervidus isolate BK054 chromosome 2, iyBomFerv1, whole genome shotgun sequence.
ATATGACTTACACGTAAGCTCAACAGTATACGACGCTAATTGTTTCGACGAAGAAAAGTTACAGATATTATAATATGCAGTGgttaagaatatatttatattaaaatcttctGCTAAAAATTTAGATTAATTCGAGGATGACTCGGGCAAACAGGTTAGTTTTTGTTGATGTATGTGTGTAATGCACTCTGCCATTTAACATATATAAATGACTGGATTTCATTCTGATAATTCATCTTTACCTCTCATATTTAGAAAAAGGGGTCGTGATGCAGAAGAAGAATTTAGTGAATTTATGCCATTaagtaaaagaataaataatcttcataTTAATGGATTATCGGGCATGCATGAAAATGTTACTGAAAATATGGATACAGACTACTGTGGCAGAAGCTTTATGCCATCGCCAAATTATTCAGAGCTTTCTCAAGGATCACCGTTATACGACGGATGCAGTTCTAGCCAAAGTAGTTACATAGCAGAATATAAACCCGATTTGGACGCAGTTGAAAATCCATTTTATTACGAAAGTAACAAGCTGCTATTTTCCTTGTATATGGAACGTGTTCAGAGAGCATCTGATTCATTTTgatatcgatattttcaaattataattcCTAATCATTAAGCATTTCTCGCATATCATTTTCTTCATTCCTTTTCAATGTATTTTtacttgaatttaaattttcttaaatcaatgaaaatcttgaaaaatttaagattCAGAGCATTGTAAACAAcaatctattatttattattaagatattatctccatataatacaattgtatatatcaaaagaatatttaaaattttttgtcAAGCAACAGTTCGCTTGGAAAGacatagaattaaaatttgcataattatGATTAACGAATTTAGAATTTGAATGATctgtatttcattattattataatataatatagcaatagcaattgaattaaattggTGTTTCTATATGAATGACGTGTCGTtgattaattgtatttttcttataaacaaatattagaTCGTAAAGTATTTTGAGATTGTGAAAGTATGAAATagcatatttataataaaatgtctacaaaagaaaaaagaaaaagacattaggcttttaatttatttttattgtgtaCCTATATCGTGTTAccagtacatatatatatatatatttatttatttatttattcatttatttattttacaataaaggATCAGATGATCGAATGGTTGTATCAGAAAAGAATTTCCTCCCTGGCTATATCAAGTGATTCGTATAACGCGCGCAATAATATGGAAATATGGCGGCCATCGAAGTATCTTCGTAATATCGATTCTCGACCTAACCTCACTTCAGTCTCCGCTAGGTGCGCACAGAGTTAGTGTCGCTTTGTAGTGGTAGAGGAAACGAAGTAACTGAGAGTAAGACAGAGCGACGGACAGGTGTTTTTTGCGctgttaataatttcttttttgaaaGTTCGGGACTCTTGTAAAACTATAAAGATCATCTGTAATATCTGTAAATAGAACGGTACTGTTACGAGTTGACTTGTTTAATCTAGAAGTGCGCACGCGCCGCTTTCCCCTCGCTCTCACAATATACTCCGCGCCTAACCGCCGCCATAGTTGATATTTCTCCGATAGAATATTAATAGCAGCAGTAAGTTTTCGCGGTtaaacgtatttttatttacttgacTGAGGAAAACAAGAATGCGTTCGACGAGGGCGGTGAGACGAGGTCATTCAAGATAAAGCCTGGAATCCGTAGGAAGAAGGAGGGTGTCTACTTTCACAGCTCGTGGTTTTTAGGAGAGTGGCCTGGCATCACGGCGCTTCGAGTTAACGTGTGGCCACCATCGGGTGGCTATGTACCGTTAGCTCGAATTCATTCCCCGTTGGCCGGCCCAAGACCCACGCTTACCTACCGACCGGGGGCCATACTCGATCGAGCTCGACTGTCGTATACCCGGAAATGAGTGCGCGTCGCGGCTTGTGCCGTTAACGCAAGAAGACTGCCAGTAGTGCGCGAATTTGTCACGAGTCACGACTCGTCACGATCATCTTGAAAGACCCACGTACAATTTCGACGTacgtctctctttttctctctttctgtctctttctctctttctgtttcgTATGACGTGTGCACCGTAAGCAAAGTAGCCGTGGCTAGCCAAGAGAGCCGTGGCACAGCGGCGAATGTATACGTAGAAATGAGAAAGTTGCTGCCGCCACGGTGAAGATTGAGAACGACGCAGGCGAGCCAGCCAGGCGGACGGTCTCTGTACTACGCGAAGCTTCCGACGCGGCGACAGTAGTAGCAGTACAACGTTTGGAGCGCACAAGGGAGAGACACAGCTGCTTGTGGGTGAGTAGGACACGCATTTTCCTCGTGGATGATGATCGTTTTGTTGTACCCAGGTAACTCGCGTGCACCTATATACGTGTGTCTCCGTACGGTAAACTAAAGGTACGAGTTGGAGGAATCCGCGGACGGATGCCGCCCCACGAATCTTTACGCGTTTTACTCCTAATGCGAAACGTGCACGAGAAACCGCGAAACGGTGGCCACAGAGCACCCACCCCAAGACACTAAAATCGTCGCGGGGCCCTCGTCGTGGCTCACGGCTTGGCTCGAGCTGGCTTTGGTGGGGTGGTTGGAGGTGCGGACAGTGGTTGAGAGGCTGGTGGGGTTGGAAATTGCGTGGTGGTGGGTGCCCACCGAGGTCTCGGAGGCCCCTCCGTGGCATCTCGCTGCCTCTAACCCGTCGAGGTGGGGGTGTAAACAACAGCCCTGCCTGTGCCTCTGTTGGCTCTACTCTGTCCTCCGTTTCGCCTCTGCCCTGCTCTCGCCTCTGCCAACTCGCCCGATCTTTTTCCTACTTCCTCTCCACGTAACGTCTCCCGATGCGCGATCGAAAGAGCACTGAAGGGAGGGAGAGACGCAGGGCGAAAGGGAGAAGAGAGGGAATAACCATCGAGAGAACAAAGCATCGGGCTTCGCGGACCTGTGCCATTTTCTCGCGTCACCGTGTACTCAATTCCATCATGGCCGATGTATCACCGAATCTGCTGACGTGGTAACCTTGTCCATCAGTTTACCTAACACAACAGCGGCGCCGTCtatacgcgcgcgcgcgcacttGCCTTCGATGTTTACACAATTGCGATGTTGCCGTAACTACACCCGTTCAACATTAGTCATAGAGTATCCATTGTAATTTGTATCGTATACAGcgtatctctttctctttttctctctctctctctctctctctctctttctctctctattaCAGTTTTACCCTATGTTAACTTTACTTGTGTACGAAATTTACGTATTTTCCTTAGCCTGGGTGCTAGTAAACAAGCATATCTGATTGCACAATGCTCGAGAGCTGTTCCATTCAACGTACGCTGCCCCCGATATCATACGAGACACTAGAATTCCTCTAGAAACCGCGAATGCTCAGACATGCTCTCTTCGATACGTGTACGCGAGGGAGACGGTTATGTAGTGTGAGAGAGATATGTTGAACCTTAAGAGAATCGGCGCCATTACGACATGCGCGTCTTGCAAAAGCGTCCAACAACGGTACGTCGGCGAGGCTGACCGGTCAGTCGCACACGCCATTCCGTGAAAGTCGAAAAACGCATCCCGCGGTGCGTCCTGTTTATGCGTGTGTGTTCACGTTTACGGTAcgtttcttcttgtttctctAACTAAGCCGTGCAACCACCCGCAACGACTTGCTGGCACGAAATAATCGTCCATTCGACACGGCACCCTCCTCGGGTACGTCGAAAGGAGGAGAGGTGCACGGGTAACCTAacctcttctctctctttctctatcccTCACCCGTTTTCTACTACTCCTTCCCTACCCACCGGGTGGATCAAGGGCGAGAGTCATCGGTGTGTCCCACTTCGTCTGCCGCGATGTCTGCTTCGTATGTTCTCTCCCGATATTTCGCGTTCCCCTCCCCGGGGAGTTCCCGGTATGTCGAGGATCGTCTCCCTTCTTTCTTGACATACCCCTACCCTTTCGAGCTTGCGGCACACGCTTACGCACCTACACACCGATCTATCCGTTCCTTCCCGTCCTATTCTCGCGATATTCCGTGTGTTGGTACGAGAAAGAGAGTGAGTCTCGGGCTCTATTTCGCGGTGGGTTCCCGTTTTCCCACCTATGGGTTCCCCCCTACCCTCTGTCGAGTGCTCCTAACCCCTACCCCCGTGGGGGCACCATCATGGTGGAGTGGGGTGCAATCCTGGGCCACTTCGACGACTATCCTCCCTGCTCCCGGATCCCTTTGAGGTGGGGAAGGGGGTGAAGTGGGGGATCTTTCACCCCACCCCCACATACCAACACATGGTCAAGAGGTTCGAAGTTAAGACTACGACGGTAGGAGGTGGGCGGCGGGACACTCTCGACGTTTAACTTCTCACCACTTTCGCGGTTAAATGCTTCGGGTGCTGTTACCAAATGCACCGCGTTTCAAACGCAGGGAGAACAAGGGCAGCGGTGGTAACGGTGGTGTGAAAGCCCGATCCAAATTGCTAAACACTGTACCTTTAGAGCAAATAGATTGGCTATTTACTTTCGTCCGAGGCATGCTATTCCACTCAACCTTGATCTTGATTTATTACGATACTAACATTACGAACGAATAGGGAAACGTACACGTACATTGCGCGGGGAGGcggcttttttttttttctttttttttttccccggTAATCGTTGTACTACTGTAGGAACACATGTAGCGCGGAACTTTTTAACAGCGGGTCGTGTACAAGTTCTCCAACCACCTGTAGCTAATATCGAGTACGGGATACGAACATAGAAAATGGAATACAATAGCGTTACCTAGTATTGACACCGAACGAtggataaaattaaatgagaaataaaatatctttagaTTCGATGTTTGCGATATATGACAGATGATGTTCAGATTAATTGGTTTTTATGCATGTTTATTGACTTGCAATTTGTTTTTCGTATTTAGCAACATGATCGATGTACAGACATGATGTATTTACTTTACTTCGGAATATGTCTGCTGAAGGAACGTTACAGGATTAGAGAATATCTGTGAATTCTATGAAAACACGGAATATGTTTTGAAACAGTTTCAAGTATCGAAGGTCGATGAACTTCGACAGCAATACTCATGCGTCAAAGTGAGTGTAGTTGTGTAATATGATATGTAAATACGTATCTGTTATCAAGTGTTTGATACTCTGTTTGTTTCGTAACACGCAAATACGTTTCATTTAAGCAAAGaaacgataatttaaaaaaacacatatattttcaactttataagacgttatagcgatttaatatgattttttatatgtttatagaatttgataattaCCAAACAAATAACACGATATCTTCAGTTTTGACAATTTTCatagtttttaattattatttaaattttgactGCTTCATTCAGTGTAAACATTTGCATAGctgaaaaaatattgtatttcgttTCAGACGTTCAATAACCGATCAATTTCATGGTCTATATTTATATCCTAATGCTAACTACGTTCTGTTTGATTTTCAGATTTAATTATCGTGAAAGATGAATTTCACGCCCTTTCCCGGGTTTACAACAGGCTCGCTACCGACGGGCACAGTTCATCAATTTGCAACCGCTAAATTCGCGCAAAATCTACCTACTGGTGGTCAAGTGGTTGGCGTTTTATCCGGTGGCGAAGGTGGAGTCCATTATCTGAGGCCGGTCGATCCGAACGGGTTCGCGGTGGCTCAAGGGGGTAACAATCAGCAGCAGCAAATTATCACGCTGCCAATTACCGTACCTGGAAAAGATGGCACGCAACAGCAGCAAACCGTCCAAATCCAGGTGGTCAATCCCAGCGTTTCGCAAAGTGGAAACAGTGGTGATCAGCCAAAGTATCATTTGGCCCCAATATCTTTGGGACAGTTCCCCCAAGGTGCCGCAACAGTTCTTACCGTTGCATATAGTCAACAAGGCGCAGATGGGGTACAAATTCAAGTTCAACCACAAAACACCGTGGCTACGACGCAAACGTAAGAACCATCGTTTCACCTAAATTACTTTTAGCACATTTTACATAGGATTGTTTATAGTAAATGTATCctattttttaagtattcgtttaaattctatgtttatattcgtgttaATTGCTTATATTCTAACATATTGTCCTTATTTTAGGTCTGATCAAACAACCCAAAGTACATCTACAGCGGTCACCACTACGTCCCAACAAACCATTCAACAGACAGTGCAGCTACCAGGGGCACCCGAAGGATTAACCGTCGTCGCACAGATCCCACAAGATTTAATTTTACGCGAAGGTATGGAAGAGTCGAAGGAAGATGTGAAGGAAGGTACGACACCGGTCGCTCTCATTAAGAGAGGTAACATTAAGAATCAAGGGAATCAAAGTGCAGAGGAATATATTGCATCTATGCCTGCGAGTTGGCAAAGTCTGGCAACCCCGGGGTCAACTGTGGCTGATTATCTCTCTAGATTGCCTGCTAGTACCTTGCCTCTTAGTTTGCAgcactttttgaaattttcggCAGAAACGATAAAGAGAGAAGCCACTATCGAGTCGAGTCCTCTAGGAGCTGATGGGTTAGACGCATCTGGAAGTACCGCATCCGGTGAACAAGCAGTACAGATTACCGTGGCAAGCGGTGAAACCGCCATTATTCCCGATGTCGTTGAGGAACAAGAATCTGGTACAAAACctaagagaaaaaagaagtataAGAAAAAGCCTCCAAAGCCAAAAAAGCCAAAACCAGGTCAAGTGAGCATAGTTACTGCTCTTGATGGCACAACGCTATTCTGTTGTCCTCAATGTAACATGGCATATCCTGAAAAGGAACTCTTGGAACAACATCTTATCGGGCATAAGATAGAAAGAAGGTTTATTTGTGACATTTGTGGTGCAGGTTTGAAACGTAAAGAACATTTAGAACGGCACAAATTGGGTCATAACCCTGACAGACCTTTCATTTGTTCAGTTTGTATGAAAGGTTTTAAACGAAAAGAGCACTTGAATCTTCATTTTGTTATACATTCTGGACAGAAAACAGAGGTTTGTACTGAATGCGGTAAAGCATTCTATCGCAAAGATCACTTGAGAAAACATGCCAGATCCCATTTAGCAAAACGTATCA
It includes:
- the LOC139998239 gene encoding uncharacterized protein codes for the protein MTRANRKRGRDAEEEFSEFMPLSKRINNLHINGLSGMHENVTENMDTDYCGRSFMPSPNYSELSQGSPLYDGCSSSQSSYIAEYKPDLDAVENPFYYESNKLLFSLYMERVQRASDSF
- the LOC139998237 gene encoding uncharacterized protein, which codes for MNFTPFPGFTTGSLPTGTVHQFATAKFAQNLPTGGQVVGVLSGGEGGVHYLRPVDPNGFAVAQGGNNQQQQIITLPITVPGKDGTQQQQTVQIQVVNPSVSQSGNSGDQPKYHLAPISLGQFPQGAATVLTVAYSQQGADGVQIQVQPQNTVATTQTSDQTTQSTSTAVTTTSQQTIQQTVQLPGAPEGLTVVAQIPQDLILREGMEESKEDVKEGTTPVALIKRGNIKNQGNQSAEEYIASMPASWQSLATPGSTVADYLSRLPASTLPLSLQHFLKFSAETIKREATIESSPLGADGLDASGSTASGEQAVQITVASGETAIIPDVVEEQESGTKPKRKKKYKKKPPKPKKPKPGQVSIVTALDGTTLFCCPQCNMAYPEKELLEQHLIGHKIERRFICDICGAGLKRKEHLERHKLGHNPDRPFICSVCMKGFKRKEHLNLHFVIHSGQKTEVCTECGKAFYRKDHLRKHARSHLAKRIKEDPSNIADTSQNSQQQTDQQQQAEQLQQQADQLQQQSSVSELQQIQIQVGQGSQAQIHQIAVSEQSTVVLPTAAETGAMAMLHHQQQQQQQQQQQQQQQQQQQQQQPQQQQQQQH